The genome window ctaattcagaaatcacagtttcggtgtaagcctgctgcctgccactcgtccaccggcagatCAACCGGCCATCGatcccctatttattcagagctccgtaaaaacaaagctgtctatgcTGTCCGACGCTCTATTTGACAAGATGTTCATATTTGTGGAGTATTTATACCGtttttgacagaaatgtttttttctggcatcactttaaaatttgacggggaaatctgcattttggtacgAGCGCACACGCCAAAAGTAAAACCCTGGTTTTTAATTGTGATCCCTTTATGTAGTGTTTGATGTGTAATATCCCTGTGTGCATTCGACAGCTCTGGAAGCAGCCTTGGAGTTCCTTCATCAGTTTGTCGTGCCCATCTCCTGGAAAACAGAGGTGAAGGAGGAAAGTTCCAGTAgcgaggatgaggatgaggaagaagacGAAGGGCAGGAGGAAGATGCAAACGGCGAAGAAGAGGAGGTAGAGGCAAAACTCCTGTACATCCCCCACAGCCTCAAGagtaaaaaacatattttaaaaagaccCTCAAACTGTGTTGTTtatgtctgcaggaggaagtGGAGCTGTACCCAGAGGAGCGGGAGAActttctgcagcagctctaCAAGTTCATGGAAGACAGAGGTGAGGCCAGAGTGCACAGACGATACACGTCTACAGGGTTTCTTCAAAACAACCTTTTCTGTTAAGATTCAAGGTGCATCTTTAGAATGAAGTACCGGATTTGAAACCAAGTCAAACTTCTACTGCTCAACAATTCAGAACGCAAAATTCTGCATTCTGAATTCTCTACTTCGACTGTTTGTGAGCCTTAGTAAATTATCAAATTGAGcttttacataaaaacacatttaataaatatggACTGTTATTAAAAAGGGCCCTATTAAAgtgcaactgaaatgaattttcatctatcattcaaatgaaattttgactttttcttaaaccaTCAATCCAACTTGAACTAAATTTTCCGGGCATAACTTGTTAAAACggccatttaaaagtgtgaattatgtggccttgggtgcgaaattggccatgtgaccgtgacgtcatagggttgacTCCCTTATTTGCTGGTATGGCTGGCTGCGAAAACAACATAGGCTACATTTGATGGACCTATATCTCATCAAGGAACCAAAATTCTGATACAAACATCAGCAGGTCGAAAGAACACACCTCTAACATTATGTGGAAAAACTTTCGTTGAATTTAAGCCACACAAATcgatttaatatctatattgtaGAGGCTCTCTGCACCTCCCGTAGGCTATGGGTAggctaatggaaatgaaagaaagttacCATTTTCGGCACAGGATCGGCGGGCACAAAACAGCCATCGCTTCTACTAcacgcttattattattaagatgttatcaatcaaatgacacaatagtgtatgtttgctgtggtaaactggaaaagatttgaacATGCCGGTTTCGCAGGTATGGCATTCTGCTGCGCTGTCTTTGACACGTTGAAACCTAACGAAGTggcactttgaaatccagccacttaaaaaaaacttgtgtgataataacatggttttaatgtaaGCTTAATAAACAATGGCGTTATCCCCATTATTATGCCGAAATGTATCGATCAACCAGCTACATCTACcttagttcattttgtttatggcaACGGTTGACAAGGAAGATGCTTTGCTTTGACGCAGGCTCAAGAGTATTTTCTCAGAAGCGAACAGTAAGCGAAcactattatatgtatattaaaaaagcAAGTCCAGTAATGTCAGATCTGGAAATTTCCGAAATAAGTGAAAGGAGCGAGACAGATAGTTCTAGTAGGCCTACAGATACAGATGGTGAGTCTGTGGAGTCGTGCTCTTGTCTTTGCCTTCTCCTTGTCAGCCTCAgttccagtatttttttgtttcggaaacatgtgcagagagatgccttcagtgaagctgctatttttgcAACTAACACCATTTGGCCCTCCagcaacacaatattttccacCGTGCTTTGATGTCTTAGCCATAGACGCCGCCATTACAGTTAGACTACTAGAACTTCTGTgtcaaccctatgacgtcacgcataaaaaaatgaattcgcacaaaaagacaaaatgtggctCCTTTTGAGCCCGTTTTAACATGACTTCCCGGATAAATTATTATCCAGACAATATCTCATTTTAATCGCAAGGCTTAGAACCTTTAGAATCAGCacccaaaactgtgaaattccAACAATTAAAATTCGTTTCATAAGTCCTTTaagctccttttcaggttcatatttatatttagtgccTCCGCTGTGAACatttacatgcttcaatgttcaaaaaggtctttatttttctcatactgcctgtgtgtatcagcacctcttttcaccctctgtctgaaaccacagcccagtctgctttaattggttagctggcctcTTTTAAGTGTTGGTTAAacatctaaaaagaaaaagtagatATCCTAATAGCATAACATTTAGACGGGGTCAATTTTCTGCTAAATGGGTACTTTTCATACTTTATGCTAAAAGTGTTTTTAGTGATATTTTCgatgcaggacttttacctgTTATACGAGTATTCTCTTTTTGCagttttgcttttgctttaattaaagtaaagcaTCTCAAAAGTTCCTCCAACATTCCTAAAAGCTATTTCTAGGAAACTTAAAGAATGCATTTCTTAAAGGTTTACAGTAAGCAGGCAATGTAATGAAGGGTTAGTTTAATGAACCGGTCTCCTCACCGCTGTGTTACTCCTCCTCAGGAACTCCCATCAACAAGCGGCCTGTTCTGGGCTACAAGAACCTCAACCTGTTCAAGCTCTACAGGCTGGTGCACAAACTGGGAGGCTTCAACAACGTGAGTGCCACTTTGACAGTGATTCCACCCCAGGGTAGCATGACTTCGGTCACACTTGTCTCGTTTGATATGCTGACTGACACTGGGTCTGTCCCCTCTGTTGTCCCTGTTTGAGCAGATTGAAAGCGGCGCTGTTTGGAAGCAGGTCTATCAGGATCTGGGAATTCCTGTGCTCAACTCTGCCGCTGGCTACAATGTCAAATGTGCTTACCGCAAGTATGTACAGACGCTGACTCCACAGCTGATCTTAGCTTTATACTCTGTTGGTCAAATTCAcctttttcttgttgttttacatttaaactgACAAGCAGTTCAagtatgttttactttttaatgtccATTTAGATTTACTTCTTTAACAGCCTCAACAATAAATTAATCTTCAGTTAAGTTTCCAAAACATAGAAGTTGCCCTTTTACATAGCTATGCCATAAGTGATGGGCTATGTATGAGAGGAGATGGGACATTTCTGGAAATTCTAAACAAATACTGTTTATCACCCAGGTACTTGAATGGATTTGAAGAATACTGCACCTCGACCGCCATCACCTTCAGGATGGACCTCCCTTTGAAGCAGACTCCCAAGGGGGAGGTGAAGTCTGAGGGGGAGGCGGGAGCAACACATGATTCCGCCTCCAGCTCAGAGGAGCAGAAACTGCAGGTGGATGCAGAACCTAGTAGCACACAGTCTATCGTCTGCAAGGTGCATTTCCCTAAATATGATTTGATTCAATTAATTCTTCCTCTATTACCCAATCACCATTACAAGCCTCCCTTGTTTACTATAATAAAATCCTTCTCCTTTCAGGACGAGAATCCCGATTTGACCCGAAACAAACCGGAACCCGAACCATCAAAAACAGATGGAAAGGACAGCGATGTAAACGACGATGATGACGACGAGGAAGACGGCCCCCTCAATGGGGACGCAGATGAGGGCTCGTCGACAGCTCGCCTCGGGGCGGAAAGCCTGAAGGAGGAGCCTGACGAGGAGCAGGAGAGCAAAGACAACTCTGGGTAGGTGGTCTGAAATGGATGGTTCCCTCCACCAgggtggtaaaaaaaaatatatcctCATGGCACAAACACAAGCTCCATGCAGAGCTCCTGCATGGTGAAAAAACTCTGTGAATATTCAATCTGACCATCAAAAAGTTTCAAATACCTGAGGGCATTCACTTTCCTTGGTGGCagtaaaaatctaaaaagaccATTAGCAGATGAGGAGCAGCGACCCCTCTGACCTTAATGACACTAATACCCAGCCGTATACCCACAATCCACCTCTACCTGCTAACCAGAGAGAGggctgctctcctctctctctaacTAAGCTCTTACCCACTGCCCTCTgtgctatttttatttctttcggCTTAGTCGGCATCAGCTGGCAGAGACATCTTAGAGCACCAAAGACTGACAGCTACCTTTTCACCTGGCATGTCATGCTGTGCTCTCTCAAATtgtccttctctgtctctttctctctgttcctcccctgtcttcctctctggCTGGGAATGTCTAAGCGTGGCCAGCCTCTCTCACTCAGTGCACACAACATGGCTGTGCTCTTCTGGATTTCTGACCTTTCTCtgatctctctttctctctcctctcctctgctactttctctccctttctgtctcctctctcaTTTTTTTGGCTTTTTGATGTTCAGCTTTAATAAATGCtccatgtgtgtgggtgttgtcACTGATGCATTAGCACACTAGACGCAAGGTAGTGCTTCAGGGGCCGTAACTTTTTTTAGAGGAAAAAGTGTTGTTTGGTGTTGTGGAAAATCAAAAGTTGTTTGGTTTGCTAAAATTGTAGCTATTGTTTCCTGTCCAGAGAATCAAGATGAGTGCTCTCTGACCTGTttgttaaccccccccccccaacccccacccaTCTTGGACACTTGTGTTAAGGTTGTTTGGGCTACTAGAAGGAAGGCACTACAGCAGCATTTTTCCTATGCgtctgtttttttaactttaagatgttcttttcatactttttttgCTTCTGGCATCCCTTtatgtagtttttattttaacggGCTCACAGCAGTATGATCATCCCGATTACCATCACACCTGGACTTTCTGACAATCAGGAGGTTTCCTGCTCGTTTGGCTGTGTCAGGTTCTGTGATAGTGTGGCAGTGTGAGGGTTTACAGATTCACACGGCAGATGACAGCCTGCAGGCTGATCTGATACATCCTGATGATTTCCAACCTGTTCAATGTTTACATCCTGTAATCCGGACCTGCAGTCTGACCCCATCACTCTCATTCCGGCTGTACAGGCTGTGTTATAAAAGCTTTAATAGGAAAATGGTGTTGATTAATTTATAGTAATGAGAGCATGTAGAAGTAAACTCCGGTCAATCAGTGGTTGTTGAGTAGCTGACTGAGTTTTATTTActatcttttatttatcttgatGAAGCCTAATGAACTGCCTTATTGAAAAGCGTACTTCCCACTTGGACTGACTCTGCagcctttcttttctttttgatttttaaagCATAATAATGCACATTGACTGAAGTTGAATTGTGCAGCTCTTTGAAGAAATTACAAGTCCGGACGCAAGCGATGCTTTTAGATAATAAGTTCAGGGCTGCATCTAATAatgattttcattattgataatTGAAGAttctttttattatcattaatttGAGCTTTTAAATATCAGAAATCAGTGAAACATGTCCCCCACGTCATCAGTTATTGTCTTGTTCGTCCAATCAACAATCCAGAAATATTGTAAGAACAAGCCAAACAGCACAATTTGACTGAATGTTTGCATTAGTTTTCttacaaaaactaaatcaattATAAATATTTGCAAATGGTTTTCTTTTACTCGACCAACTGATCATTTCACcaattgttgcagctctaagtgtttttatatctccgtacttgtttgtgtttggtgaACATATTCATCACGGAGGGGTGGAGAAGGTCTGTGGAACTGATTATGTGCAGCTTtgtgtttacaaaaataataaggCATTTTGAAGTGTCTTTAGCTTCAGTTGTCAGAGTGCATCTTGTTTATCTGTTGTGTTGAGTGACGACTGTCAACAGAAGAGGGCACTCGATCTGAACAGTCAGGTATAGAGGGATTGTGTGGTTCTgtgctgttgctgtttttttgtggcAGCAGACCAAATTGGATCTGGTAGCCCATGCTTCCTCTCAGCGTTGTAGCCTCGCTTTAAGTTGCTGCGCTGCCTGCCAAGTTGTGCTTTGCCGTGCTAACCCACCCCTTTGGCCCCCGCGCCTTCAACCACTTACTGGCATTCCTGCACCGCCCGTACACCCTCCAGCTTCGACATCTCCTGACTGTTTCCCACTAGCTCCTCCTTGTGGCTGCTTTTGTTTCttacagcgtgtgtgtgtttgtgagtgagaATCCCAagtatgttgttgtgtgtggATTTAGGGTTAGACAGCCTAACAGTAGTGTTATTTTCCCATGCAAGATGATTTTTTTTGCCATGAAAGAATGTTTTATTCTACTCCATGTACTGTTCTTTGACTGGCTTGCTGTAAATGAACAGTTGTTTATTCTGCAGTTTTGCTGTAGGTTACACTGGAGTTAAGGCAGGACATAAATGGGAAGTGTATGTTTGTTTCTAGGAAGAGGGCCTAGTGTTGTAATGGGACAGGGAAGGCGAGGGTGGAGCAAGTAAATTAGAAATCAGGCTTCCTAGCAGCAGGTAGTTGAGTCGGGGCGGGCAGCTGCGGGTGGTGCTCTGTGGGGCAGCCTAGGGTCAGGAAAGTGCTGAACTGTTTTTCTTGCAGGGATGACAGCAgtcaggagggggaggaaggggaggagttTGAGTGTTACCCCCCGGGGATGAAGGTGCAGGTGAGGTATGGGCGAGGCCGCAGTCTGAAGACGTACGAGGCCACTGTGAAAGAGGCAGACgtggaggggggagaggtgCTCTACCTGGTGCACTACTGTGGCTGGAACGTCAGGTAAGACAGGACCTGGGGAGAAATCACCTAACGTCTATATTCACCctaaatcaaatttaaaaaaacatcactttacCTTCAATTCAGCTCAAGGGATTAACCGCTACATGGGTATCCCCTCAGCATTAACAGATACATCCCTTCCTCACAGTTCTGCTTCACCTGATCCATTGTCAGCACTCTGATAATGGAGAACACTTTGCCATCTAGTGGCGGAAACAGAATTGAGTATTGGGTCGATGGGGTTCATTCTCCAGTTTCCCTCGCTCAGTTTTGATTGAaccccctgtctgtctgtcccccggctgtctgtctctcaactAAATCTGCAGACAGGCGGAATTTGAACCCCCTTTTGGAAATACCCAACAAGTGGGATTTCATTAAAGCATtgttttaaaactacaaaatcTGAATGTGAGCTTCCCTTTGGATCTCTGAAAAGGCCAACCAAAGTGCTTCTACACTCACCTCTACCTCTCAaccctctccccccctccccagcgGGTCAGGGTTAATGCAGTGTTAAGTAGAGTGTTAGGGTACCATGACACAGAGGTTAACTAGTGCAAATAGCATTTCATTGTCTTCAATGTCGTTGTGTGGTCCTCTAGCACTCTATAAAAGACAGCGGGATGTTCTCTCTGCATTGTGTCTGTTGTGTGCGATGTTgtgaaactttttttatttttcattttcctcataCGACCCACGTAGCACCCTCGGTACTGTCGAAACTCTGTTGAATATGATTTGTGTGGTGGTCGGTGTAAATATGGTTTCTTTCTTCATCGTTAaaggttttgtctttttccacATAACAACATGGGATTTCTTCCTTTTTGCTGTTGAGGCTTATTGTGTCACAGCAACATTTCGGGGTCAGACAGTAGAGGCGTctgtgtggtggtggtggtggtggtgtgagAGGATATCTCTTCTGCTCCTCTCAGAGATCCAAATGATAAAACTGTCTCTTGTCTTTTgtacttgattttttttttcttttagatatGATGAATGGATCAAAGCGGAGAAGATTGTGCGCCCGGCCAATAAGAACgtacaaaaaataaagcatcGCAAAAAGATAAAGGTATGAGTCCGGTTACTTTTTAACTTCAATCTGTTTTTTGTTATGTTATCGCTAACTTTGCTGCAATCCCAACAGAACAAAgcggagagggagagagacaggttGGACAGGCTCAATGAAAGAGACGGCCTCGGCCCTTCGCCCAACGCTAACCGCCTCCCGCGCTCCAAATGTGGCCTGAGCCAGGATGTGTTTTCCAAGATGGACGAGGGTGAGGACAAAGGGACTCAGCAGTCTCCAGTCAAGTCTATAGAAATTACTTCTATCCTCAATGGCCTGCAAGGTAGCAACACTCACTAGGCTGTAGACCTTATGCACACTTACTCCAGCTTAGGATTGTGTCTCTATGAAGTGGTTGACTTTGTGTGcctgttgatttttttgttaaaactaTAATAAGCTCTTTCTCATTTGCCTCAGCTTCCGAGATGTCCACGGACGAAAGTGAGCATGAGGACGAGGAGGGCGAGCGTAATGCGGAGGATCGCCCCGGGTGCAGGGGCAGCCCCAGAAAGGCCCCACCACCTGAGGCCCCGCACACATCTGAGTGCTGGGATGGCCCTCCTGAAGCATCGAAACCTTCCTGTGTCTCAGGGAAGAACCAGGATTTGGTCAGTGCAGAGGGTGCAGACGCTGGGAAGCGGAGAAGTCAACAGGAGTTAGAGGGAGAGGGAAgcaacaggaaaaggaaatcaGACGGTGCAGTGGAGAGGACCCCAAAAGGCCAATCAAAAGCGAAGACCCGGAGTACAAGGAGTGCCGACTGGTTGCCTGGAGGCTCTCCCAGAAAGCAGTTAGCGGAAAGAGCAGTGGGTCCCGGAGAAGAGAGGGGcgactcctccagcagcagctcagacgATGAGGGTGCAGCGCGGGCCGAGTCCAAGGCTGAGGAAAGCGAGCGAAGCCGGCCAAAATCCAAAGGTTCCCCTTCCAAGAAATACAACGGGATGAAAGAGAAGACCAAAGGTGGCCGACAAGCTGGCTTCTGGGAGATTCCTGAGAAGAGGGCCAAAGTGTCTGGGAATGCAGAGGAACGACCAGCTGTCCGCGCCAAAGGCCAAAAGGACGTTTGGTCCAGTATCCAGGCACAGTGGCCGAAGAAGACTCTCAAAGAGTTGTTCTCCGACTCGGACACTGAGGCGGCCaattctccccctcctcccgcACCGCCATGCCTGGAGGAGCCCAACGCCGAGCAGGATGCCGGTCCCGAGGACGAAGCCTCGGAGGAGCAGATAGAGAATGACAAACTGCAGGAGTTTCCGAGCAGCGGCAGTAACTCTGTGCTCAACACGCCGCCAACAACGCCCGAATCGccctcaggaggaggaggcagcgtCGTGGAGGACTCCGGTCCAGCACAACCTTCCTCCCCGCCACCGTCCATACCCCCCACCTTGCCTTCAGAGCCGGTTTCTGACCCCCTTCCCGCAGGACCCGTACTGGAAGAAGTGGCAGGCGTGCGCAGTGAGACGGACAGCAGCACGGTGGAAGTGGAGAGTCTGGGTGGGGAACTGCCAGATCTCCCCCAGGATGAGGGAGCGGGTTCCCCCTCGAAGGTGTTTGACGTCAGCCTGTCctgcaacagcagcagtagcgGCAGCCTcgagctgagcagcagcagccatcagGAGAGTGAACAGAAGTCCAAGGGTACAAGTTTCAATTACataatttattgttttgctttaagaTGGAGTATTTTAGAAATACACGCTGAAAACTTATTTGACTGTCCGCCTGTTCCCTGACAATCTTCTTGCATTCTCTTTGTAGCGTCTGTGAGTCAAAAGCGGCAGAAAGAATCACAGATAGCCGGAGTCTCAAAGAAACACAAGCCAAACCGCAAAAGCCTTGGTGTGCCTCCCAAAAAGAATAGGAAAGCAGGTAAGGACAGCCCTGCTAGCCTTTACGTTTGAGTTTTTAGGAGGATAAAGAGAAtgacattttgctttttttcaccCCTTCAGTTGTCTTCCCTCCGCCAGCCAACAGCAGTGACAGTGAAGACCAGTCAGTTGTTGAGGGCACTGCCAAACAAACTGCCTCAAAGAACAACGCGCCAGACGTGAAGGCTGTCACTTCGCCTAAGTGTCGCGGACGATCTCCCCCCTCGAGCCATAAGTACCACAAGCAGGGTGACGCCGACCACAGCCAGCACCGAGACCACCATGGGAGGTCGCCGCGTGTGTACAAGTGGAGCTTCCAGATGTGTAAGTGTTACAGAATTGACTCACTTATTTAGTCATTTGCTCTGACTTAGAGTATTGAATTGataattttaaatgtgtttttaaagtgttttttaattgatcagtataaacagttttttctattaagcaaatgttttttttctattcattAAAGTTTAGTCTTATATACAATTATGTCAATTCCCTATGAAGGCGCGACGCTGCAGGCAAAAACACCCTTTGTGTTATATATAGTGGATATATCAATacttaaaagtgaaaaatcaTACTCTTTGTCTAATTATGTCTTTAGATTTCTCTTGCATTCACTAAAGGTTAACATTAGATAAAGCTGCATTTGACTAttgaaacacaacatttgaacaaaaaggTTAATATCTTATTGTGAGCTGTGAAGTAGGACAGTTGCTGGGGGATATCCATTAGATCAAATGTTATCCCTTTTCACCTGTATCACCTGTGTCATGCAAAATATATGGAATTTAATAATGCATATATTTAAAGGCGGTTTTCTCAGACTCTCAACAAGTAACTCCACTTCAGTAGTACT of Eleginops maclovinus isolate JMC-PN-2008 ecotype Puerto Natales chromosome 22, JC_Emac_rtc_rv5, whole genome shotgun sequence contains these proteins:
- the arid4b gene encoding AT-rich interactive domain-containing protein 4B isoform X1 yields the protein MKTLEEPPYLTVGTDVSAKYRGAFCEAKIKTAKRLVKAKVTFKPDLSTAEVHDENIKGVLKVGAVVEVKNQDGVYQEATINKLTDASIYTVVFDDGDEKTLRRSSLCLKGARHFAESETLDRLPLTNPEHFGTPVIGKKGNRGRRSNPIQEEELSSSSSEEDESDQRQNEDLFGKVVCVEGVATGEKKKTTWYPALVISPDCHDDVTVKKDNIFVRSFKDGKFNTVLRKDIRELNGDCPPKADAGLKPALEAALEFLHQFVVPISWKTEVKEESSSSEDEDEEEDEGQEEDANGEEEEEEVELYPEERENFLQQLYKFMEDRGTPINKRPVLGYKNLNLFKLYRLVHKLGGFNNIESGAVWKQVYQDLGIPVLNSAAGYNVKCAYRKYLNGFEEYCTSTAITFRMDLPLKQTPKGEVKSEGEAGATHDSASSSEEQKLQVDAEPSSTQSIVCKDENPDLTRNKPEPEPSKTDGKDSDVNDDDDDEEDGPLNGDADEGSSTARLGAESLKEEPDEEQESKDNSGDDSSQEGEEGEEFECYPPGMKVQVRYGRGRSLKTYEATVKEADVEGGEVLYLVHYCGWNVRYDEWIKAEKIVRPANKNVQKIKHRKKIKNKAERERDRLDRLNERDGLGPSPNANRLPRSKCGLSQDVFSKMDEGEDKGTQQSPVKSIEITSILNGLQASEMSTDESEHEDEEGERNAEDRPGCRGSPRKAPPPEAPHTSECWDGPPEASKPSCVSGKNQDLVSAEGADAGKRRSQQELEGEGSNRKRKSDGAVERTPKGQSKAKTRSTRSADWLPGGSPRKQLAERAVGPGEERGDSSSSSSDDEGAARAESKAEESERSRPKSKGSPSKKYNGMKEKTKGGRQAGFWEIPEKRAKVSGNAEERPAVRAKGQKDVWSSIQAQWPKKTLKELFSDSDTEAANSPPPPAPPCLEEPNAEQDAGPEDEASEEQIENDKLQEFPSSGSNSVLNTPPTTPESPSGGGGSVVEDSGPAQPSSPPPSIPPTLPSEPVSDPLPAGPVLEEVAGVRSETDSSTVEVESLGGELPDLPQDEGAGSPSKVFDVSLSCNSSSSGSLELSSSSHQESEQKSKASVSQKRQKESQIAGVSKKHKPNRKSLGVPPKKNRKAVVFPPPANSSDSEDQSVVEGTAKQTASKNNAPDVKAVTSPKCRGRSPPSSHKYHKQGDADHSQHRDHHGRSPRVYKWSFQMSDLEKMSSLERISFLQEKLQDIRNHYLSLKSEVASIDRRRKRMKKKERESTVAASSSSSSSSSPSSSSLTAAVMLTLADPPVSSSSSSSQNSGVSVECR
- the arid4b gene encoding AT-rich interactive domain-containing protein 4B isoform X2, encoding MKTLEEPPYLTVGTDVSAKYRGAFCEAKIKTAKRLVKAKVTFKPDLSTAEVHDENIKGVLKVGAVVEVKNQDGVYQEATINKLTDASIYTVVFDDGDEKTLRRSSLCLKGARHFAESETLDRLPLTNPEHFGTPVIGKKGNRGRRSNPIQEEELSSSSSEEDESDQRQNEDLFGKVVCVEGVATGEKKKTTWYPALVISPDCHDDVTVKKDNIFVRSFKDGKFNTVLRKDIRELNGDCPPKADAGLKPALEAALEFLHQFVVPISWKTEVKEESSSSEDEDEEEDEGQEEDANGEEEEEEVELYPEERENFLQQLYKFMEDRGTPINKRPVLGYKNLNLFKLYRLVHKLGGFNNIESGAVWKQVYQDLGIPVLNSAAGYNVKCAYRKYLNGFEEYCTSTAITFRMDLPLKQTPKGEVKSEGEAGATHDSASSSEEQKLQVDAEPSSTQSIVCKDENPDLTRNKPEPEPSKTDGKDSDVNDDDDDEEDGPLNGDADEGSSTARLGAESLKEEPDEEQESKDNSGDDSSQEGEEGEEFECYPPGMKVQVRYGRGRSLKTYEATVKEADVEGGEVLYLVHYCGWNVRYDEWIKAEKIVRPANKNVQKIKHRKKIKNKAERERDRLDRLNERDGLGPSPNANRLPRSKCGLSQDVFSKMDEASEMSTDESEHEDEEGERNAEDRPGCRGSPRKAPPPEAPHTSECWDGPPEASKPSCVSGKNQDLVSAEGADAGKRRSQQELEGEGSNRKRKSDGAVERTPKGQSKAKTRSTRSADWLPGGSPRKQLAERAVGPGEERGDSSSSSSDDEGAARAESKAEESERSRPKSKGSPSKKYNGMKEKTKGGRQAGFWEIPEKRAKVSGNAEERPAVRAKGQKDVWSSIQAQWPKKTLKELFSDSDTEAANSPPPPAPPCLEEPNAEQDAGPEDEASEEQIENDKLQEFPSSGSNSVLNTPPTTPESPSGGGGSVVEDSGPAQPSSPPPSIPPTLPSEPVSDPLPAGPVLEEVAGVRSETDSSTVEVESLGGELPDLPQDEGAGSPSKVFDVSLSCNSSSSGSLELSSSSHQESEQKSKASVSQKRQKESQIAGVSKKHKPNRKSLGVPPKKNRKAVVFPPPANSSDSEDQSVVEGTAKQTASKNNAPDVKAVTSPKCRGRSPPSSHKYHKQGDADHSQHRDHHGRSPRVYKWSFQMSDLEKMSSLERISFLQEKLQDIRNHYLSLKSEVASIDRRRKRMKKKERESTVAASSSSSSSSSPSSSSLTAAVMLTLADPPVSSSSSSSQNSGVSVECR
- the arid4b gene encoding AT-rich interactive domain-containing protein 4B isoform X3; this translates as MKTLEEPPYLTVGTDVSAKYRGAFCEAKIKTAKRLVKAKVTFKPDLSTAEVHDENIKGVLKVGAVVEVKNQDGVYQEATINKLTDASIYTVVFDDGDEKTLRRSSLCLKGARHFAESETLDRLPLTNPEHFGTPVIGKKGNRGRRSNPIQEEELSSSSSEEDESDQRQNEDLFGKVVCVEGVATGEKKKTTWYPALVISPDCHDDVTVKKDNIFVRSFKDGKFNTVLRKDIRELNGDCPPKADAGLKPALEAALEFLHQFVVPISWKTEVKEESSSSEDEDEEEDEGQEEDANGEEEEEEVELYPEERENFLQQLYKFMEDRGTPINKRPVLGYKNLNLFKLYRLVHKLGGFNNIESGAVWKQVYQDLGIPVLNSAAGYNVKCAYRKYLNGFEEYCTSTAITFRMDLPLKQTPKGEVKSEGEAGATHDSASSSEEQKLQVDAEPSSTQSIVCKDENPDLTRNKPEPEPSKTDGKDSDVNDDDDDEEDGPLNGDADEGSSTARLGAESLKEEPDEEQESKDNSGYDEWIKAEKIVRPANKNVQKIKHRKKIKNKAERERDRLDRLNERDGLGPSPNANRLPRSKCGLSQDVFSKMDEGEDKGTQQSPVKSIEITSILNGLQASEMSTDESEHEDEEGERNAEDRPGCRGSPRKAPPPEAPHTSECWDGPPEASKPSCVSGKNQDLVSAEGADAGKRRSQQELEGEGSNRKRKSDGAVERTPKGQSKAKTRSTRSADWLPGGSPRKQLAERAVGPGEERGDSSSSSSDDEGAARAESKAEESERSRPKSKGSPSKKYNGMKEKTKGGRQAGFWEIPEKRAKVSGNAEERPAVRAKGQKDVWSSIQAQWPKKTLKELFSDSDTEAANSPPPPAPPCLEEPNAEQDAGPEDEASEEQIENDKLQEFPSSGSNSVLNTPPTTPESPSGGGGSVVEDSGPAQPSSPPPSIPPTLPSEPVSDPLPAGPVLEEVAGVRSETDSSTVEVESLGGELPDLPQDEGAGSPSKVFDVSLSCNSSSSGSLELSSSSHQESEQKSKASVSQKRQKESQIAGVSKKHKPNRKSLGVPPKKNRKAVVFPPPANSSDSEDQSVVEGTAKQTASKNNAPDVKAVTSPKCRGRSPPSSHKYHKQGDADHSQHRDHHGRSPRVYKWSFQMSDLEKMSSLERISFLQEKLQDIRNHYLSLKSEVASIDRRRKRMKKKERESTVAASSSSSSSSSPSSSSLTAAVMLTLADPPVSSSSSSSQNSGVSVECR